A window of the Roseiconus lacunae genome harbors these coding sequences:
- the uvrA gene encoding excinuclease ABC subunit UvrA, whose translation MSTTKTKRRTPSATAKISIRGCRVHNLKGVDVDLPRGKLIAFCGLSGSGKTSLALDTLYAEGQRSYIESFSAYTRQFLQRLDKPDCDSIDGIPPAVAVTRAGGSKTNRSTVATATEIADHLRLLFAKSATLYCTGCGKPVTADDPASAAEELHGKGVRAMIGFPIWLPDRTSGGEILLGLQQDGFVRIIVDGESFHLSDSDRSSLAKKIPRKGTECIVIVDRVSADSDLERLTESIETAMGEGHGRAVILTEFGEAGEDSATQSDGADVVRERPSGFGRFLVVDGRPFQRSIISDQRRCDDCDLDYPDPVPRLFNFNNPLGACEKCEGFGELVDFDMDLVVPDKSVSIADGAIAPWNTPAYSHELDELLALADDYGIPVDVPFSKLKKKQLRLIKQGVPERKFGGLEGFFAWLERKKYKMHVRVFASRYRSYRLCDQCDGKRFKPTALAYRIGDRSIADMLSMCASEVAEFFQSTPLPPKQQAIAKEPMRQIDDRIGYLRSVGLGYLELDRPLRTLSGGETQRVALTSALGGDLVNMLYVLDEPTAGLHPVDVEALVDCVRQLCDRGNTVIVVEHNDVMIRQADHVVEIGPGAGARGGEIVFEGSPKQLLKSDSLTGEYLVGARGATLRTHQPREPQGQILLKGASGHNLRDVDVEIPLGVLCVVTGVSGSGKSSLVQDTLLAAVQQRKLGQAVKPLPYQSITGLGQIQDCVAVDQSPISRSPRSCPVTFLKAFDPIRKVFAESPEAIARGLTPSHFTFNSAKGQCPACEGAGVQQIDMQFLADVSMQCPECRGTRYRDDILKVRYRDRTIADVLAMTALEAYEFFRGAAKVQAKLKRMIDVGIGYLPLGQAATTLSSGEGQRLKLAAFLASASRKRTLFIMDEPTTGLHFDDLVRLVDCFDALIADGHSLLVVEHNPLLMLSADYLIDMGPGAGKDGGQVVAVGTPDQLKQNPDSQTGRVLASSEFASSPQ comes from the coding sequence GTGTCGACTACGAAAACCAAACGACGAACCCCTTCAGCAACGGCAAAGATTTCGATCCGAGGTTGCCGTGTTCACAACCTCAAGGGTGTCGACGTCGATCTGCCCCGTGGAAAGCTGATTGCGTTTTGCGGTTTGTCAGGCAGCGGCAAAACTTCATTAGCGCTCGACACGCTCTACGCCGAAGGCCAACGAAGTTACATCGAGAGCTTTTCGGCTTACACGCGACAGTTCCTCCAGCGTCTCGATAAGCCGGATTGCGATTCGATTGATGGGATCCCTCCCGCGGTCGCGGTGACTCGTGCCGGTGGATCGAAAACGAATCGTAGCACGGTCGCAACCGCCACCGAAATCGCCGATCACCTGCGTCTACTGTTCGCAAAAAGCGCGACACTGTACTGCACCGGTTGTGGTAAGCCCGTCACCGCTGATGACCCCGCAAGTGCTGCCGAAGAGTTACACGGTAAGGGCGTTCGCGCGATGATCGGTTTTCCAATCTGGCTTCCCGATCGAACGTCCGGCGGCGAGATTTTGCTCGGGCTTCAGCAAGACGGCTTCGTGCGGATCATTGTCGACGGGGAGTCATTCCATCTGTCGGATTCTGATCGATCGTCTCTGGCAAAAAAAATCCCACGTAAAGGCACTGAGTGCATCGTCATCGTCGATCGGGTTTCTGCGGACAGCGATCTCGAACGGCTGACCGAATCAATCGAAACGGCGATGGGGGAAGGTCATGGTCGCGCGGTGATTTTGACTGAGTTCGGCGAAGCGGGCGAAGACAGCGCGACGCAATCCGACGGCGCTGATGTTGTTCGTGAAAGGCCGAGCGGATTTGGCAGGTTTCTCGTCGTCGATGGACGACCATTTCAGCGATCGATCATCAGTGATCAACGTCGATGTGATGATTGCGATCTCGACTACCCCGATCCTGTCCCGCGTTTGTTCAATTTCAACAATCCACTTGGGGCTTGTGAGAAATGCGAGGGTTTCGGGGAACTCGTCGACTTTGATATGGACTTGGTCGTCCCGGACAAATCGGTCTCAATCGCCGACGGGGCGATCGCTCCTTGGAATACTCCGGCTTATTCGCACGAACTTGACGAACTGCTTGCCTTGGCAGACGACTATGGCATCCCGGTAGATGTTCCATTTTCAAAGCTCAAGAAGAAGCAACTTCGGTTAATAAAGCAAGGCGTTCCGGAGCGAAAGTTTGGTGGGCTTGAAGGCTTCTTCGCGTGGCTCGAACGCAAGAAGTACAAAATGCACGTCCGCGTTTTTGCATCTCGGTACCGTAGCTATCGCCTCTGCGATCAGTGCGACGGAAAACGCTTCAAGCCGACGGCGTTGGCGTATCGGATTGGCGATCGATCGATCGCCGACATGTTGTCGATGTGTGCGAGCGAAGTGGCCGAGTTCTTTCAGTCGACGCCTCTGCCGCCAAAACAGCAGGCGATCGCCAAAGAACCGATGCGTCAAATCGATGATCGAATCGGCTACTTGCGATCAGTCGGTCTGGGCTATTTAGAGCTCGACCGCCCGCTTCGAACTTTGTCGGGCGGAGAAACGCAGCGAGTGGCGTTGACGAGTGCGCTTGGTGGCGATTTGGTCAATATGTTGTATGTGCTCGATGAACCCACCGCCGGGTTACATCCGGTTGATGTGGAGGCATTGGTCGATTGTGTGCGGCAGTTGTGCGATCGCGGTAACACTGTGATCGTCGTTGAGCACAACGACGTCATGATTCGGCAGGCTGATCATGTCGTCGAAATCGGGCCCGGTGCGGGGGCAAGAGGTGGTGAGATTGTCTTTGAAGGTTCGCCAAAGCAGTTGCTCAAATCAGACAGCTTGACCGGCGAATATCTCGTGGGAGCACGTGGCGCGACACTCAGGACACACCAACCGCGAGAACCACAGGGGCAGATACTCTTGAAGGGGGCATCGGGACACAACCTTCGCGATGTTGATGTCGAGATTCCTCTGGGGGTGCTCTGTGTCGTCACCGGCGTCTCTGGCAGCGGTAAAAGCTCGCTCGTTCAAGACACATTGCTGGCCGCAGTGCAGCAGCGGAAACTCGGACAGGCGGTCAAGCCGCTACCTTATCAATCCATCACTGGCCTAGGGCAAATCCAAGATTGTGTCGCCGTCGATCAATCGCCGATCAGTCGGTCACCGAGAAGCTGTCCGGTCACATTTTTGAAGGCCTTTGATCCGATTCGAAAGGTCTTTGCCGAAAGCCCAGAAGCAATAGCACGCGGCCTGACGCCAAGCCATTTCACATTCAATAGTGCCAAGGGACAGTGTCCCGCGTGTGAGGGCGCCGGTGTTCAGCAGATTGACATGCAGTTCTTGGCGGACGTTTCGATGCAATGTCCAGAGTGCCGTGGCACACGCTACCGAGATGATATTTTGAAAGTCCGTTATCGAGATCGCACGATCGCGGACGTCTTGGCGATGACGGCGCTCGAGGCCTACGAATTCTTTCGTGGTGCGGCCAAAGTGCAGGCAAAGTTGAAACGCATGATCGACGTCGGCATCGGGTATCTGCCACTTGGACAAGCCGCGACGACGTTGTCAAGCGGCGAAGGTCAACGGTTGAAGCTCGCCGCGTTTTTAGCTTCGGCCAGCCGTAAACGCACGCTGTTTATCATGGACGAACCGACCACAGGCCTGCACTTTGACGATTTGGTTCGTTTAGTCGACTGCTTTGACGCACTCATTGCCGACGGGCATTCGCTATTGGTCGTTGAACATAATCCGCTCTTGATGTTGTCGGCGGATTACCTGATCGATATGGGACCGGGGGCAGGCAAAGACGGCGGCCAAGTGGTCGCCGTCGGTACTCCCGATCAATTGAAGCAGAACCCCGATAGCCAGACGGGACGAGTCCTCGCATCGTCCGAATTCGCTTCTTCACCTCAGTGA
- the deoC gene encoding deoxyribose-phosphate aldolase has product MAHSYEDLAKMIDHSLLHPTMTDQTLEEGIALARAYDVASVCIMPYYLKRCAELLDGSTVQASTTIGFPHGGHTTAIKVAETEQAIKDGCQEFDMVVNISKVLSEDWDYVTADIKAVIEPVHAAGQKVKVIFENCYLEDRHKIKLCEICSDLNADWVKTSTGYGTGGATIEDLTLMRKHAAEHVQVKAAGGVRDAETLVKVRELGISRVGASRTKSMMDEVRKNLGLPEINVGDTANPSGY; this is encoded by the coding sequence ATGGCACATAGCTACGAAGACCTAGCAAAGATGATCGACCATTCATTGTTGCACCCAACAATGACCGACCAAACACTCGAAGAAGGCATTGCATTGGCACGGGCCTACGACGTCGCAAGCGTCTGCATCATGCCTTACTACTTGAAACGCTGTGCCGAACTGTTAGACGGCAGCACCGTCCAAGCCTCAACCACGATCGGATTTCCCCACGGCGGACACACCACCGCGATCAAGGTCGCCGAAACCGAACAAGCGATCAAAGATGGCTGCCAAGAATTCGACATGGTGGTTAACATTTCCAAAGTACTTAGCGAAGACTGGGACTACGTCACCGCCGATATCAAGGCAGTGATCGAGCCGGTGCACGCGGCGGGGCAGAAAGTCAAAGTGATCTTCGAGAATTGCTACCTCGAAGATCGTCACAAAATCAAATTGTGCGAAATCTGCAGCGACCTTAATGCGGACTGGGTCAAAACGTCGACCGGATACGGAACCGGTGGCGCGACGATCGAAGATCTCACGCTCATGCGAAAACATGCCGCCGAGCATGTACAAGTGAAAGCTGCCGGCGGCGTTCGCGACGCCGAAACATTGGTCAAAGTTCGCGAATTGGGAATCTCGCGTGTCGGGGCCAGCCGGACCAAATCGATGATGGACGAAGTCCGCAAAAACCTCGGCCTACCTGAAATCAACGTCGGCGACACAGCCAACCCCAGCGGATACTGA